In Candidatus Palauibacter soopunensis, the sequence GTTCCGACTTCAATGTCCGTTGACACTTCATATCGATAACGACGGTCTCGGAAGCGGATGCTCAACTCCGCCGCTTCAACCCTTATCGGACTCGAAGTAATGTTCAACGCGATGCTTTCTCTTTGCAATCTCGAACGATCATTGATCCGATCATGCGACACGCGAGATATCTCATACTCCTGCGCCGTACCTGCCCCCGCCGCAAGAAACATCATAACACACACCAGCCGAAAGACTCTCATCGGGTTACTCCTTGTCAGTTGGACTTGGCCATGTACCCGCGCTTTGCGTTCTCTCGCCGCAACCCGCTCAGCGTGTAGGTATGACTCTTGAGACGATTGCACGGCGAGCACAGCAGAATGCGATTGCTGATATGGTTCAACCCGCCGTCCGCTCGTGGCGTGTTATGGTCCAACTCCAGATAGCGCCTATCATCGAACGTCGGGTCACAGCCCTCGCAGACCTTGCCTCGCTTGCTCAGCAGTACTTCGTACATCGCGGCGCGGCTCATGTACGGCCCTGGCTCCTTCACACGCATCCGCGTACGCAACTTCGGCGCGGCTGTCTCACCGAAGTCTGTCCGCTCGGGTGGTTCGGTCTCGTAGTGTACCTCCCCCGCCGTGAACAACGTGTCTGCCACACCATCCGCACTTAACCATGCCTCTCGGCGTAGGCGGTCGATTACTACTTCATGTGCCCTGTCCCACAAATCTATCGCCACCCACTGCCGATCCATCTGCTCGGCGGCGATTGGCGTTGTAGCACAACCTGCGAAGGGGTCCAATACTATGTCGCCCTCGTTGCTGCTTGCCTCGATCATTCGCTTGTACAACTTCAAGGGCTTCTGAGTCGCAGCACCTGTTTTCTCGGCTGGACTCATGTGCATGGCATCGGGAATATCGTCCCACACATTACCCCATTTCTTACTTTCCCACACATATTCGCCGTCCCACTTCTCGGCAAAATACTTGATCCGTATGTTGTTGTTGCGCGTCACGTAAACACGGTTTTCAGCCCTGAGCCGTTCAATGCTTTCGTCAGTGTAATCGCCCCGTGGTGCCGTCTTAAAACACTCTCCGTCCACAACTCGATATGGCGACTCCTTTAGCGGAACTTTTACTGTGCGGGCGGGATAGTTCCAGCACCGCGTCTTAGCGTGTTTGCTGTAGAACAAGATGCTGTCATTGTTGCGAGCAAATTGCTTAGCAATAGCCTTAGCGCCACGAGCGGTTGTACCGTATACCCACAGAATCTCATTGCGGAAACTCTTCCACCCAAAGATCGCATCCATGCAGGCTTTCAAGTAATGGCTTGCTGTGTAATCGCAGTGTAAGTATATGCTGCCATCGCTCCGCAGTATGCGGTGCATCTCCATCAATCGGACGCTCATAAAGCACATGAACGCGCCCATGCCATCCGAGTGGGCATGACGAGCCGATTCAATGGCCTCCATCAACGGCGGGTTGTCGTCGCTGATCTGGTCCACCCACTCCTGATGAACGTCCCGTTCCCAACTCCATCGATCTTGGAAGCTCCCTCCTGATGCAAGGCTGTCGGGCGTAGCGTGGAAATCGCGGCCTTTGTTGAACGGTGGATCGGTCGCGATAAGGTGAACCGTGTTGCTATTCATGGCGCGGAGGAACTTCAGGTTGTCCCCGTGAAACAGTGTCCGGTTCTCCCAGTTCGGCTCGCCGGGTGCGCCCGGCGGAGCCATCACGAAGCACCTGAAAGGCTAGCATCGACACTGAACTCGGCGACTCGGCGACTCGGCGACTCGGCGACTCGGCGACTCGGCGACTCGGCCCCTGTCGCGAGCCTACGCCGCAACACTTCCCACGTCAACGCTGTACCCGTCATGCCGTCGCCTCCGCTTCCTCGTTGAACGTCAACTCCCTGAACAGGAGCCGCTTGCCTACCATGCCAGCCGCAATGTGCGCCATCTGGTCGATGGTGTCCATGTCCCTGATGTTGTGCCGTCCGGCGAACTCGTAGACGTACCGCTGAAGATGCTTCCAACTCACATGGTGGAACGTTCCGTGATACCCACGCTTCATCATGCTCCAGAAGCTCTCAACGCCGTTCACATGTGCCATGCCGTCCACGTACTCACCAACGCTATGCTTCACTGACTCCCTGTCGGCCAAGCCCTCGTACACCCGCGCTTCGTCCGTGTAGACCTTCGCGCCCTTCTGGCGGCTCGACTCGACCAGCGGGTGTACCGTCGCCTTGTCTACGCTGTCCACCACGACCGCCTTGATCCGCTTCGTCTTCCGGTCCTTCACGGCCACGACCTTCGCCATGTCTACCGGACCCCTGCCGCTCAACGTACGGCGGATCGCCAGCGGCTTGTTCTCACGCCTGCCACCGAAGTAACCCTCGTCTACTTCGATATCGCCAGCGAACCGGTCCAACTCCGCAGCTTCCGCAGCCAACCCCTCGCGAATGCGGTGGAACATGAACCACGCCGCCTGATAGCTGATCTTGAGATCACGATGCAGCTTCATCGCGCTCACGCCCTTCAGACTGGTCGCGCTCAAATAGATCGCCCATGCCCACTTCCTGAGCGGCAAGTTACTGGCTTCCATAGCGCTGCCCGTCTTGAGCGAGAAATATCGCTTGCAATCGCGACAGCGATACGGCATCGGTTTGCCGGACTTCACTCTGTATGCGTTCACTGAACCGCACCGAAGGCAGCACATCTCGCCATCGGGCCAGTAAAGACTCTCGAACCACTTCTCGGCAGCCGCTTCGTCGGGAAACCGCTCAGCCAACTCTATCAGGCTAATACCCTTACGATGCGACCGTCCAACACTTCCCATCCCGCTTGACTTTCTTCCCGTCGCCATCGTACCTTCGTTCTGTCTCCCGTTCGTTTGTTGTGTTGGGAACTGTTCCCGTCCACACATTCAAACTAACGGATAACTAACGAAAATCAATATGTTGACAGACCAACCGAAACCAAGGGATCATTCAAATGCAACAAGAAACTCTGAATCTTGGCGCACTTATCCTTATCTCTATTTCTGGTCCCGTAACTGCCGGACTACTCGCCGGGTTCGTTACTCTTATCCTGAACAAACGAACAACAAAATCCCAACAGGAACGCGACGAAGCACAAGCTCTTCACGATAAGACGCTTGAAGCTGAACAGCGTCTTGCTGCCATCCGTGCACCGCTTTATCGAGATTTACTCAAGCCGTGGGCGCTCTTATGGGCTGGAATCAAGACCGGTCAACAAGACCTGAATAAAGCCCTAAAGCTGATGCAATCATCCGAGTACCTAGAAACACTATTTGCATTCAATACCACAGCACCTGACGAGCTAGTAGAAAGCTACAATGACCTGATGACTACGTTATTCTCTTTGAACGAAGCTACTTCTACCGACGAAGAGAAGAAACAAGCCATTCTCAAAACAGGTGAACTCTTACTCGCTATCCGTCGCGGTTTTGGGATGACCGATACAAAGCTGGACGCCAAGGACATGCTTCGCGCAAAGATTCAAGATATCGACACCATACTCTGACGTACCACGTACATTACGCCACGAACAAAAGCAAGCCAATCACATGTAATACAAAACACAGCGTGTCCTACTGTTCCTACATTTCGACAGTTATTCATGGCAACTTCCCTCCCGATAAGACCACTCGTCCCATCATCAAGTATTCGTGATAATCCCCGTACTTAGGGCTGTGACAAACCGTAGCCTCAACAGCAAACTCACCGGGAACATAGACATCGGGTCCATCATGATCGGCAACGGCAAATCCGCAATCAATGACGTGAGAGAAAATAAATAACTCAAAAAGAACATCAACAAACTGGTGATGTCTACGTGACTTCATGCGTTGTACGGCGTCCAATCTCCTTGCTTCAGTCGGAAGTTGGTGAAGAGTCACATCAACGAAGTTACGCACATCGTTCATCTCGGGATGCCGTTGAACGAATTCAAACGTCGTTTCCTTCGACTCGATTCGCCGGTCACTTTGCTCCACATCTTGCCAAATAGATGTTTGAAATACCAATCTACGTGCTCCTTATCAATCCTATTGCTTCACCGAAGCGGTGCCCAGCGATTTCTGATACCCTCATCAATGATCCTGTTCAACTGCGAACGCGTGATGCTATATGCGCGCTCAGCCGTCTGCATGCGAGCCACGTCATGCGCGTTACCGCCCGGCACGGAAGTCAGGAACTCGCCCTTGCGGCTGTGTGGCCAGGGCCCGCTCGAGCGCGATGATGTCCAGAACAAGGGGCGGACTGCTCGTCAGCTCAGGGTCGATGGGAACCTCGCGACGCCGCTGG encodes:
- a CDS encoding DNA methyltransferase encodes the protein MNSNTVHLIATDPPFNKGRDFHATPDSLASGGSFQDRWSWERDVHQEWVDQISDDNPPLMEAIESARHAHSDGMGAFMCFMSVRLMEMHRILRSDGSIYLHCDYTASHYLKACMDAIFGWKSFRNEILWVYGTTARGAKAIAKQFARNNDSILFYSKHAKTRCWNYPARTVKVPLKESPYRVVDGECFKTAPRGDYTDESIERLRAENRVYVTRNNNIRIKYFAEKWDGEYVWESKKWGNVWDDIPDAMHMSPAEKTGAATQKPLKLYKRMIEASSNEGDIVLDPFAGCATTPIAAEQMDRQWVAIDLWDRAHEVVIDRLRREAWLSADGVADTLFTAGEVHYETEPPERTDFGETAAPKLRTRMRVKEPGPYMSRAAMYEVLLSKRGKVCEGCDPTFDDRRYLELDHNTPRADGGLNHISNRILLCSPCNRLKSHTYTLSGLRRENAKRGYMAKSN
- a CDS encoding IS1595 family transposase — encoded protein: MATGRKSSGMGSVGRSHRKGISLIELAERFPDEAAAEKWFESLYWPDGEMCCLRCGSVNAYRVKSGKPMPYRCRDCKRYFSLKTGSAMEASNLPLRKWAWAIYLSATSLKGVSAMKLHRDLKISYQAAWFMFHRIREGLAAEAAELDRFAGDIEVDEGYFGGRRENKPLAIRRTLSGRGPVDMAKVVAVKDRKTKRIKAVVVDSVDKATVHPLVESSRQKGAKVYTDEARVYEGLADRESVKHSVGEYVDGMAHVNGVESFWSMMKRGYHGTFHHVSWKHLQRYVYEFAGRHNIRDMDTIDQMAHIAAGMVGKRLLFRELTFNEEAEATA